The segment TGGGTCAAAAGACCCAGGCTCTAAGCAGCAGGATTTGGAGTGTATGTCATGAATACTGAGTACAGTTATAGTTGTCGAGTGAGTGATTCTCTTTCTATTTTTTTGGCCGAGTTACTCGCTATTTGGTGGGCTCTGTTATGGATTGAGGACAATAAACCTAGTGTTGTTTGTATATATTCAGATTCAGCATCAGCACTTCAAGCCATAACGAAATAACTCACGAAAGGAGCCCGTCCAGACCTGGTGTTAGAGGTACTGTCCTCACTACAATGGATACAGTCAGAAGGGATGGAAGTAAGCTTTATATGGGTACCTGGCCACTGTGGCATCCCTGGCAATGAGATTGCAAATAAGTTAGCCAAAGAAGCTCTCAAGAGGGAAACAATAGATGTTAACGCTCCTTTGGGTAAGATAGAGTGCATTAGCATATTTAAAAGCATTGGTGACCATATGTGGCAGCGTGAGTGGGAAAGTGACCCAAGGGGTAGACACTATTTTAGCTGTTAACCCTCCATAAGGAACAAAAGGTTCTCACTAATGGGTAACCACAAAAAACAAGTGATTATAACAAGACATAGGCTGGGGCATTGTGGGCTGGCAGGGTGCCttaaagtaatttaaaaaaaacatcctaCTGGAATGTGTAGTTGTGGGCAGCCAAAGACGATTaaacatgtgcttttattttgccaGGTCCAtgcaagagaaagaagaaggctATTCATTAAATTGACAGAGTTAGaactaaaaacattttcaatggCTACTATCTTTTCTGAATCGAAAGGTCGATAAGGTCGAAATCGATAAGGCAATAATAAGATTCCTGCTCTCCACCGGGCTCTACCATAAAATTTAATGATAACTGACGTGAACTGATCACACCTGGAGGTGGCAGCATTACTCTTTGTTTGCGTACAGCCTGCCGGAAATaaatagaagaagaagaagaagaccagTGGGGGCAGCAGTGCACTAACCGTGTCTACTCTGCTGCACAAAAAGCAGGAAGCAGACAGAGCCCCGTGTGCGGTTAGCtcggagctaaagctaaaaacactttgttaaaatgtccaaaggccaaacgctgagagctttggtgaatgagcggctgactgcggctgctgaagagatctttgcgctgtttgaaagaacgatagcggagtatgaggaggaactgtgtcgctccaaagaggagaaccagaggaaccaggacactccacagactccacggattaaagaggagccagaggagcagagcgtcaaacaggaggaagacacgCTCCCAGCACAGGTGAGCTTTATCCACAGTGTCGGAAGTCACTAAATACACGGACTGAAAATACGTAGGTCTTTTCAGAAtactcattttgagtaactgtccgGGAGGGGGGTAGGGGCCACGGCTCGGCACACTTTGGGAACGACTGGTGTCCATTTATTTTCTGTCTATAATTTGAATAACAAATAGAGCTCGTGGAACATAAAGGAAACTTGTGTTTGAGGGTTTTAAGGTCACAAATATCCACAAgtaacatagcaaccaaaaagccaatggagagcagaaaggatttttctcatagagcgcAATGTCACcacaaactgctcatgttcagctgacagggactgacaggtcgcctacagctttcacaaaacttgatttttgtggtgattttgacCCATTTTCAGATCACTTTTTCTGAGCTCAAAAATAGCAATATGCGCCAGTAAGCAGCGGTATGtctttacagtttttatatagtgtttgtgtgtgtttgtgtgtgtgtgtggggatgtgtgggggtgtgtgtgggtgtgtgggggtgtgtgtgggggtgtgtgtgggggtgtgtgtgggtgtgtgggggtgtgtgtgggggtgtgtgtgggggtgtgtgtgggggtgtgtgtgggggtgtgtgtgtgaaggaggaTCTTTTGCTCactacagtgttttctgttgctGTTATTCACATGTCACATAATATTCATATCTTCATTGAAAGGCAAAACTAAAACACCATGctcatgtagagcagattagtgatgagcctgacagcagcagttacagagagaaggggcgatgacttttcaatagaaagtgaattagagccggAGTCAGTGGAGGCGAAATGTACGGCTGCATAGAACTGACAGCAGCGTTCTGTACTGAATAAAGAAAATCAGCATTATCATGTTTTATCATGCTGGTGTCATGAAATATGGGACAAATTATGTGTGAAACTAATGCATCAAAGAAGGATCTATCTGCTGCTCCTCACGTAAATATTTATAGTCACATTAAACTAAACTGAAGGCCTTAAAACCCTAAACTGCAACTGTACAAGGAAAATATCCAAATGGAGCTGCTTTTATTCAACGAGGGAGAGGGAGCATTATCTAATACACAGAATATGTGTTAAGGGCCAGTTGGTGACTTGATGTCCTCTGGTCACGGTGATACTTCATCTGGAGATTGATAAATGTATAACAATATTTCTAACAAACCTCAACCAAGAAAATGACAGAaacatttagcacatttctgattgaAATCAAGAAATATTctgattgttgtttttgtttttttcccagctCCCAGTGGGCGTCCCAGAGTCCAgtgctgtctgtgtgaagacagaagagtcctcactgcttcaacatagacaaactgagcacagagagaaaacacagggagaggacatcagcacagagccacatttacactcagagactgagggacacatggagcactcctctgacactgacaatgatgAAGACTGGAGAACTCCAATCTGctgttcagctgcacagatggagacaaAGGCTGATGGAGACCACTGCAACCAAGTCCAGAAAGGCCAAATgctgagagctttggtgaaTGAGCGGCTGACTGTGGCTGCTGAAGAGATCTttgcgctgtttgaaagaacgaCAGCGGAGTATGAAGAGGAACTGTGTTgctccaaagaggagaaccagaggaaccaggacactccacagattccacagattaaagaggagccggaggagcagagtgtcaaacaggaggaagacacgCTCCCAGCACAGGTGAGCTTTATCCACATGATTGTCTAGGATGAAGTTAGGTGAAACAGACCACATAAGGTTGGAGCAGCACAGTTTATCAGGACCATGTACAATTAGATGAAGCATGAAACAGAGGCTTGTACCAACAGACTGGAACAGTGATGTAATATCGATCACCAATAAGTATCAGCCGATAATGGCAATTATGACATTGACGTGACACGATTATTCAGAtaataaacttttttcttttttttaaatttgtgttttattcacatttcaGAGGGCACACTTTTACAGAACACAGTAACATTTATAACTCCTTTGGTTCCAGAATATCCATCTTCAACACAGCAGTCGTATTCATACAGGGTTTATACcatgtatttaaaaaacaaacagaacaaaaagcaTTGCGACATCGAACCAGGGTGTAAAGGCTCCTCTGCCACCGGGGCGCTCCTCTGTCACCGGGCCAGTCCACAGTGCACTCCTCTGCCGCAGGGGTACTCCCTCAGGGCGCTTCCCCAGGACACTCCTTTGGGGCACTCCTCCATTACCGGGGCACTCCTTTTATTCAACTTTGCACATATACAAAGAAAGGTAAAATGTAAAGCTGCAATTGTTCCAGAtgtttgaatgtgtaaatgttgagtTATACACTGGTAAATAcaattatgtatgtatgttattttcacatttacaaGTCCAACTTAGTAATTTTAcaagtacaaatctgaaaattatgcTTTCACAAGTTTTTGCACCAGGTTTGTCTCAAAATCATTTATAAACGCAACCGCTAATTTGAACCTGAAGTCAGCAGGGGGTGGGGCCAGAGGCACTGGGGTTGCTGTGGCAACGGCTAAACTGGTTTATATACTCTAAAAAAGGAGTAGCTAACCTGAATTCAGACAGTATGTCACCTTTATGTGATATTATGATGTGCATTATTAACCTTTTAATAAGCTGTATACCAGGGTGAACTGCATAGATGACACTTTTGTAGCCACACTGGGTTTTAACACGTTTTTTACGTTAGCATTAGGTAGCGCCTTATGCTAGCGGACTTTTCCTCGACTTTTTTCAGCTAATAAAGCAGTGTGGCATTATGAGTGGTTACAAACATTAGATGCTACAGAACCTCATGAAGACATGACATACTTTTGAGTTAACTTCATCATTCAGCATCTGgacatacaaaaatacacttgtTCTAAGGTGTGACTTCTTTCAGTGGCGCTGCCTGAGGCCTGCACCTGGTCCATTAACTGACCTGAACAAACCTGAGCCTGAGTCTGTCTCTGCTGGTGCTGAGCCCTGGGTGCAGGTGGTCTGCGGTTGTATGTTTCAGGTGGTCTGCGGTTGTATGTTTCAGGTGGTCTGCGGTTGTATGTTTCAGGTGGTCTGAGGTTGTATGTTTCAGGTGGTCTGCGGTTGTATTTTTCAGGTGGTTTGCCGTTGTATGCTTCAGGTGGTCTGCGGTTGTATGTTTCAGGTGGTCTGCGGTTGTATGTTTCAGGTGGTTTGCTATTGAAAGTTTCAGGTGGTTTGTTGTTGCTCTGGCTGCAGCAGTGGAGCTGTGGCactgctgttttgtgttttgatttttgttttaaaaactATTTCCAAAGATGCAGTCCCTGACACTCTGGGTGTGTATAAGTTGTGGATCATGAACTGTTCAGGCAAGGGGGCGGGGTCCCCTTGCCTTACTCCTATTAATCGGATTGAGCAGACTGTTTACATTATAAGAAGCTACTTTAAGTTGATTGTTCTGTGACGCCATTTTGTGCAATTTGAATTTGCTCCACCCCCTGTGCTACAAATACAGTcagaacttaaaaaaacatgaggtGCAAGACTTTTTAGAGCAAACTCCCAGCTCTAATGGATAACCCCTAATCCCAGCAGGTAGGGGGCCCCTCTTGACCACTTTTGGCCCTGTTCAttccaccttttttttttttcttggttacATTACGAAAAGTTTGGTCTCCCTCACAAAtccctccagaaactgcagcaCCTTCAAAATTTGTGCAGGATCATCACCAGGAGATCAGCATTCACCAAATCACCTCAATTCTCCAACAACTTCACTGGCTTCACATAAAACAAAGAATCAGCTTAAAAattctcctcactcctcctctctgctgctcctctctccagctctctctctctccctccctcctctctgcccctctcttgctcttctttcctctctccagtTCTCTGTTACATTTCCGCTTCTTTGCCcgtctcctcctttcctcctctctctctactcctcctctctgcagctCTCTGTTCTATCTGCCCCCATCTCATCACCATGGGGGAGGGCAGAGCCTTCACCCGCTCTCCTtctcagctctggaactccctccaaCCTGATCTCCACCACATAAACCTGTCTTTTCAAATCATGACTCAAAACCTCAACAAGCAGCACATCACCATTCACACGTCCtccagttttgtattgttttttcccacctgtttctgtttttaatctGTTCTGTACAGTGTCCTTGGATGTTTTGAAAGgcagttataaataaaatgtattattattgttttcagGAGagtcaaaatatgaatattaacaTTTGTTTTTTCCCCACCCCAGCTCCCAGTGGGCGTCCCAGAGTCCGgtgctgtctgtgtgaagacagaagagtcctcactgcttcaacaTAGACTaactgagcacagagaggaaacacggggagaggacatcagcacagagccacatttacactcagagaCTGAGGAACACACGGAGCACTCCtctgacactgacaatgatgaagactggagcgctccattcagctgttcagctgcacagatggagacGGAGGCTGATGGAGACCACTGCAACCAAGTCCAGATCAGAGCCAGAAGCACCTCTGCACCAAACTCAGGTCTATCCCTCAAATACAAGTCTGCACCAAAGGCCAGTGCCACTGTGAACTATGGAGACATGTCAGGAACAGCCCACAGAGCTGACGAGAAAAAGCACCAGTGCTCTCTGTGTAACAAGAGGTTTGGATCTAAGCGGGttttacaaagacacaaaggTGTTCACGCAGTAgagaaaccattcagctgttcaaaatgtgaaaaaacatttACCTTGAAAGATTATCTAAATAAACATATGAAAATACATTCAGGAGagagaccttacagctgtttaacttgtaataaaacatttacccAAAAATCTAGTCTAGATTCTCATGTGACGATACACACAGGACAGAAACCGTTCAGCTGTTCaacatgtgagaaaacatttatcCATAAAAAGAGTCTAGGTTACCATGAAAGGGAACACACAGGATAtagaccattcagctgttcagtctgtgagaagacattttgtGTTAGGACTACTCTGGTTCGACatatgagaacacacacaggtgggagaccttacagctgtttaTTTTGTAAGACAACATTTACTAAAAAGTGCTCTCGagataaacatgtaaaaatgcaCACTGGTGAACGACCTCACAGCTGTTCAacatgtgagaagacatttGTCATCAAGTCTCATCTACGTAAACATGAGAGAACGCACTCTGGTGagagaccttacagctgttccaTTTGTAATAAAAGGTTTTCAAAAAGCTCTAATTTGAAGCGACACATGAGAACTCACAGAACAGAAAGTGACTGAAGTGACTATTCTGGAAGTTTTCCGTGGGCGCTGGCATCATCATTTGGGTGgtgttattttgcatggggctagtgattttcacaaataataatcacaGCATGCAAGTTGTATACGGATtccgtatttatttatttatttataattaaaagcctgttttaaagcctccagagagtCGTGAGGTGTCTACTTGTTGGttacatgaacatagaacattttacacaaatcatcactactttgtaaaatattttttgagCAGGAACATTTCCCAAATTCGCCAGTGAAAAAATGTGGTGGCACTTCTAGGTGAAGGGGTAAcctggaagtgccaccacaaagaaaacacGGTTTGGGGCGTTTAACGGTAAAAGTGGGCAGGgttgaataaggtcaatattactcaaaactgactcttgtgagctttaagtcatgttctaatgctgttccctcctcaaaaacagacccagagttgtgttttgtttcagtcacacttgtttgagcaacaatttattattaatctgtctacatttccatagctaaaaatcctctgttccaccttgtgatgtcatgaagtggtagttttcaagttaacagctccttttaccttttagtttagtAAAGATAAGTGGctattccagatctgaaatcatccaaattattctagtgaagtttaaaacacagtggagcacttcctatattaccacatgaagacatcccaaggtggaacagagtgttttctgtttgagagaacaataaaacatagatcagagaatagtgttaTATGGGCTGTGGACattatacaaatgtaatattgcTCAGTTTCTTACAAAGGTGCAAGATGCTGTTTCCCATCGTGCAGCAGTGGCCATGTATCCCACTAAGGGAAGAAAACAGCcatgttttggtcattttggttaaggccaCATTTCTTATCTGTAGGCCCTCTCATCCCAGGAATGTGTGGAAATCCCAGGAACTTTGCTTCAGACACCACTTAGGACACTACTCACTTGACTCTGCTCTGAATTTTGCTGGACGCTGtctttaacccgactgtataGCTGTAATCAACAATGAAGATCTATAGAACGATCCCTGTGgttctgcgcctgttcttcattAAACGGAACAGAAACCCACAGGGCTTTACACATCagataaatatgtattaaagaCACATCTCTGCATCATCCAACtccattttattcataattaaaaGTAATTTTTAAATAACAGGGCTTCACAGATCAGGACTAGTACTGTCATTTACCTTCATTTGTGcaacacactgaaaacactatCAATGTTCCCCAATAtaacttttctccatggagatggagattttgctttgtctggaacatTCTACAGTATTAAAATGCTCTCtcgtgcatttattcaatcacaggtgcttttattgctgATGAATACCTTGATGACCAACATTCATCATTTCTTATGgtaagtgggcttgcctcttcacagatctgaactgtatcttggcctggtggtgtcacccgATTGTTTCTATGTGAGAAATTCCagtcaaatgttaaaatattgaaattaatgCTACATTTTGAATTTAAGACTTCATTCTGGACCaaagccaggactaacccaggactaaactaggactaaaccaggtccaaataaAGTTCATGTGCAGATCCATTTTCTCTGCTTCTTACAGCACCTTTGTTTCAGAATATTTATTATTGTCTTAACAGATTTCACAGGTTCAATCATAATTTTCCTTATTTCAAGataatttacattaaaagtgaTAAAATCCTCATCTCATGATCCTAGCTCTGAATTCacatattgttgtgtccttgggcaagacacgtcacccaccttctgtatgaatgtggtgaatGATCAGAGGAACTAGCGCCACACATGACGAAATGATTATTCTGAATATGTCGTTTAAGTCTTAGGGTCACctgtatttgcatatttaaacagctaAACATTTGTgagactttttacatttttacaatatatactCCAATAAAATCTTCCATTATCCcgtacacaaaaaacaaaataagacttCAGAGAATGAAAACGAGTCCACTGTGCAGTCCATAATCCTGAGGTCAGCTTTGAgtgacattaaaatgacaatttacactggaaaaaaaaacagattcagcttaaaatgacttgatttcAGGTCGTTTTGAGGAGGCACGACACatttttgtctgtaatgttccactaAATGGGATCGAACTttgcaatctccatggagaaaagctgcAACTCTAACAAaccaaattaataaataaaatctaactgAAAGAAAGATGGATGCCTTTAaagcacactgtggaacattgggACTCGCCCCCAGAAAACATGCATAGTGAAAATATTAAGATCAATTACAGTGGCCCCTCACTAAattgcagttcacctttcgcgatCTCACAGTTTCGGggaattttttttgtgtggaattttgcatgcttttttttttaacagtgtgtgaatgtgcagtgttctgcgtcctggttgacaatggtctacagtcccttaaccaatcagtctcctctgtgccttgtctgctgtacagtacagaatgcggtCAGCCAAATGTGCTGtaagttttcaagttttctccccgacaaaacccacaatgtcgatgaaacgttgtGCACCGACAAAGTTCAGAAACGCTtttgacttaagtgtttctctgcacagaggcgcctctgtggataccactggagcagaggcatgtgaaaaacacatttaatgtgATCATCAAGGAAGACggatataatatatgaaggtttgaactttgaaagtgtttaaacaagagagaaatgtgaggaaatgttaatgcctgtctgagaaaagtgtataaagtgtgtggtgaggggttttacagctgcaaaacatatagaattgtaaaaaataaatctgactactttgcagatttcgccttttgtgtgttatttttggaACTTACCCCCTGccataaatgagggaccactgtatttctaTGTGTAAAGTGCAAGTTCATGTTTTGAAATTTAAACTGAACTTAacgtaacactttataataactacacgtTATAATCATGCCTTACACTCATCATGGGCTTTAaacaaagcctctcaaagctccgCGCTTTGTctttattcactccacactcactgatggttagccacagctgccctgggacaaactgatggaagcgaggctgccgaTATGCGTCAttagcccctcccaccaccaacaccCAGCAGACACACCACGTTCATACTAGGCAGTGAGGTGAAgagtcttgcctaagaacacaatgacagaacttggtccgccTGGGAATGGATACTCCAACCTTGGGGTTGGGGGGACACTGCTctacccactgagccactgtcacgctaactaaggtgtagttattatacagCGGTACCAACTTAATGGATAAAATGGCTACAATTAAGATAAATATGGAGAAGTCAAGTCATTTGAACTGATCTCAACATTCATTTTTGCAGTGAGATCTGTgtcgtttttaaatgtgtgttttttctttcagaGGATGTAAAGTCTCTCAGTCGGACGGAGGATCAGAGGAACCCGGGAAACAGGTTCTGAAGAAGCAGAATCACCATGACGACCATCAGACCACAGGAGACGAGCACCAGCCACAGTGGACACGACCCTTCCACAAAAATGAACCAATTAAATCATCGTAGTGACGCCTTCTAACAAGGAAACCTCAACCCTACCTCAACCCAGGGCAAGTATTAAAGCTACAGCATGaaacttttagccaaaaatataataaaagataataaaagataatataatataatataatataatatggcCTAAACATGCTCTTGAATCATGAAGTCTGTGTAAATATAGCCCGTCATAAAAAACACTCACTCCGGTTGTTGAGCACGTGCAGTTGGCAGCGGCTGTCCACTGCCACGCTCAACATGGCCGCTTCGTGGTTCCCTCTCAGCTGTCTGCCCCGCGGTGAGTCTGGCAGGAAGGCCACGTCAGTGACTACGATCCCATGGGACTCTTGAACATAATACAGCTTCTACACAGGAGGCAAGAGACACGAGGGTTAGACCAGTGTTTGAACAggccaaaagtaaaaaaaagtaaccCCACATCGatcaaatatgtaaacaattatatttatcttcattttattaacttattctacatgttttcattatgtttcttctttatttccaagATTTTTCACACTAAAGCCTCAAGACTATGAAGGACACATGTGGACTGTACAGGCGGGTCATGATAACACGTTTTGAAGTTGGATATACAGTTGTTCCgcgctatatcgcagttcacctttcgtggccttgctgtttcgcagattttttttgtgcaatattgcatgctttttttttttttttttacagtgcgtGCTGATTGGttaattactttatgtattcacatttatttgggtcattagtattttgtttgttactttgtacttttttttattaacaatgaatattatctgttatattatgttggatacatgatttactttcttcataataatattggttcctacttattgttgtggtacagcacatttgaggagTGCATCGATAAAAATCTAACAA is part of the Periophthalmus magnuspinnatus isolate fPerMag1 chromosome 16, fPerMag1.2.pri, whole genome shotgun sequence genome and harbors:
- the LOC129456919 gene encoding oocyte zinc finger protein XlCOF6-like encodes the protein MSKGQTLRALVNERLTAAAEEIFALFERTIAEYEEELCRSKEENQRNQDTPQTPRIKEEPEEQSVKQEEDTLPAQLPVGVPESSAVCVKTEESSLLQHRQTEHREKTQGEDISTEPHLHSETEGHMEHSSDTDNDEDWRTPICCSAAQMETKADGDHCNQVQKGQMLRALVNERLTVAAEEIFALFERTTAEYEEELCCSKEENQRNQDTPQIPQIKEEPEEQSVKQEEDTLPAQLPVGVPESGAVCVKTEESSLLQHRLTEHREETRGEDISTEPHLHSETEEHTEHSSDTDNDEDWSAPFSCSAAQMETEADGDHCNQVQIRARSTSAPNSGLSLKYKSAPKASATVNYGDMSGTAHRADEKKHQCSLCNKRFGSKRVLQRHKGVHAVEKPFSCSKCEKTFTLKDYLNKHMKIHSGERPYSCLTCNKTFTQKSSLDSHVTIHTGQKPFSCSTCEKTFIHKKSLGYHEREHTGYRPFSCSVCEKTFCVRTTLVRHMRTHTGGRPYSCLFCKTTFTKKCSRDKHVKMHTGERPHSCSTCEKTFVIKSHLRKHERTHSGERPYSCSICNKRFSKSSNLKRHMRTHRTESD